Genomic DNA from Sebaldella sp. S0638:
GAAAGATGACCGTCGAATTTCATCACCAGATTCTCATCAAAAGGTATATTATATTTTTTCAGTGCTTCCTTATACCCTTCAAATCTCTTCTGGCTGGCAGAAAAACTTCTCTTTTTTGTTAGAATCATTATTTTTCTGCATCCCTTTTTTATCAGTTCTTCTGTTGCGAGAAAACCGCCTTCATGATGATTAGATTCCACATAAAAAGTATCAGAAGCATGGGGATCAAATATTCTGTCTATACATACCATAGGTATCTTTCTGTAATTAGAATAAAAATCTTTCGGTGTTTTTTCAAGTGCAGAAATGCAAATAATCCCGTCAACCAGCTTGGAGTCCAGAATCTTGAAATACTCCATCTCTTTTTTGGAATTCTGGCTGGTATTGCAGATGAAAACAGAATAACCTACTTTAAAAAAGAAATCTTCAATTCCCAGAACAATTTCCGAGAAAAATTCATTTTGAATATTGGTTATGATAATTCCTATTGATTTTGACTTGTTCATTTTCAGACTTTTAGCGACCATATTAGGTGTATAATTATACTTTTTCATTAGTGAAAAGACTTTCTTTTTTGTCTTTTCGGATATCTGCCCGCTGTTATTAATGATTCTCGATACAGTACTGGCAGAAACGCCTGCTAATTTCGCTATGTCTTTCATAGATATTTTTTCTTTAGGATCCATGTGAAGCCCCTCTATATTTTTGATGTTTTTTTGGTTTCAACTTGATTTTATTTTACCATATATGCCATAAATGTCAATGGTTTTTAGGTATTTTCCGTTTCATTTTGTTTACGTTCTTTTTTGGTTTAAATCTTAGTATTTTATATAATTTTATAAAATAAAAATTACATGATATAATAAAATACTTAGAAATAGTAATACTAAATAAACAGGAGGATAAAATATGAATCAAAAATTTTTTGCTTTAATTATACTCATATTTTTAATAACATGCTGTACTAAAGAAACTAATACTAATAAATCTATGCAGAATCTTTATAAAGATTTTTCATATAAAGTAGATCCGGAAACATTTGATCTCACAATTACTGTTGACGGAAAAGAAAAAAGTGTTTCAGGCGGTCAGGATAAAATGAAAGTCGCTGATTTGAAGAAAAGCAATGACGGGGTTTCGTGGGAATATCCGGAGAAATCTGTTAATGTTACAATAAAAAAAGAAAATAATTATCTGGATATCACTATA
This window encodes:
- a CDS encoding LacI family DNA-binding transcriptional regulator, whose translation is MDPKEKISMKDIAKLAGVSASTVSRIINNSGQISEKTKKKVFSLMKKYNYTPNMVAKSLKMNKSKSIGIIITNIQNEFFSEIVLGIEDFFFKVGYSVFICNTSQNSKKEMEYFKILDSKLVDGIICISALEKTPKDFYSNYRKIPMVCIDRIFDPHASDTFYVESNHHEGGFLATEELIKKGCRKIMILTKKRSFSASQKRFEGYKEALKKYNIPFDENLVMKFDGHLSSFDETKKVVDEAVSQGIEFDGIFATSDWRAYGALISLKEHGISVPEKVKIIGFDNISISKYSYPKITTVNQDREAIIHKVSNLLFDLMNGTELPNEVKNKKHIVIPVSLVNRETT